A single region of the Glycine max cultivar Williams 82 chromosome 20, Glycine_max_v4.0, whole genome shotgun sequence genome encodes:
- the LOC106797625 gene encoding uncharacterized mitochondrial protein AtMg00860-like produces MNELLKSFLRKFVTVFFDDILVFSPTFDDHLKHLACVFDSLTEGQFFLKESKCSFAQQQLEYLGHIISAKGVAPNLANIKEMVEWPVPTTTNSLGGFLGLTRFYQKFIKGYASIATPLTNLLQKDNFH; encoded by the coding sequence ATGAATGAGTTATTGAAGTCATTCCTACGCAAATTTGTGACTGTCTTTTTCGACGACATTCTGGTCTTCAGTCCGACATTTGATGATCATCTCAAGCACCTCGCCTGTGTGTTTGACAGTCTTACTGAGGGACAATTTTTCCTTAAAGAATCTAAGTGCTCGTTTGCACAGCAACAACTTGAGTACTTGGGCCATATCATCTCAGCCAAAGGAGTAGCACCAAACCTTGCCAATATAAAGGAAATGGTGGAATGGCCAGTTCCCACCACCACCAATTCTTTAGGTGGGTTTCTCGGCCTAACTAGGTTCTATCAGAAGTTTATCAAGGGGTACGCCTCCATTGCCACACCATTGACAAACTTGCTTCAAAAGGATAATTTCCACTAG